In Paludibacter propionicigenes WB4, the genomic window AATTTACTGATTTTGATCTACAATAAATTATTTAGCTTTAAAACACCAGAACCAACAAGTACCCCAAGCTCCTGCACCAGCTTCAGGACAAGCTAAATACAAATGATCTGCATCTAACTTAAGAATATCATACTCATTGATCACTTTATTTCCAGCATTCGGCTGAATACCCAAAAGTACATTTACACTTTTAGTATATAATTTACCAATACCCCATACATTATCTCCTGCGGGAGTTTTTTTGGACATGTCGAAAGTAAATGATCCAACAGTTCCATCACTCTTAGTTATTTTTGCACCTTTAAGAGAAAACACCATAGATCCGTTTTTTCCATCACCAGGAAAGCCTTTTTCTATAGCCTGTGTTTCAATTGCATCTACATTGTTAGTCCACCATCCTGGAGTTGTGTTACCCAGGTAACCACCATTACCCCAAGGTGTTCCCATTACATCATCCCAAACCCATGTTTTGGTCCCTTTATCGCCACAAAATACAGCCCATTCAGGTTCTACATCAAACAATTTATCTACATGTACAATTAATGTTTTCTTTATGATAGTTCCATCTGCGTTCATACCGTTATACACGATTTCATTATCACCAGCCATCATTACTTTAACAGTAGCTTTGGTCTTGGTTACTACCCCAAAACCATAATCCCAGGAAGTTAAGCAGGCATTCCCTTCGCTATTCAACTCGATGTAATTCGACTTTACACCTTCTTTAATTACCGGAGTAGCCGAAATCTTCAACTGATCAGCAGTAATGCCTCCAGTCATTGTATCGCGGTCTTCAATAGGGTCACAAGCAATTAACATTGCAGTTCCCACAAGCATTGAAAATATAATTGACTTTTTCATTCTTCTTACTATTTAATAATTTATATTATTAGTTATTCCAGCTTGAGAAATTAGCCGATGCGTCATCCCAACCCGGATTTTGCTTCAAAGCACCGTTAGACAAATCGATCTCTGTCTTTGGAATCGGGAAGAATCCTCTAGTGGCTTTATAACGAGCTACATATCCTGTTCCCTGATCTTTCATTGTAGTCTCCTGACCTTTATTCCAGATAGTCTCACCAACCTGCTTAGCTAAAGCTGTTTCAGCATCATGCCAACGACGAATATCGCCCCAACGAAGACCTTCAAAAGCTAGCTCATGACGACGCTCCTTTTTCAACGCATCAAGAGAATAAGCAATATTAGAAAGACCTGCACGAGCACGAACCTTATTCATACCATCAGCTGTACCGGTCAATTCTGAATGCATCAATAATACATCTGCAAAACGAATTAAATTTAAGTTCTGAGCATGAGATACCTGAAAATGGCTAGTGGTTCCGTCTCCATAGTAATCAGTTGTAGAACAAAAACTAGGAAGATTATTAGCACCAACAATGGCACGAGTTGCAACAATTTTAGATTGCCACAAACCTGTTTCTTCCATCTGACTATCACGCCCTTTTGGAAAATCTGATTTAACCTGATAAACAGAAGCTCCGCGACGAATGTCGGTTGGTTCTTCAGTACTCCAGTCATTCCACAAATTAGCTGCAACAGGCCCTTGTCCCCAACCTTGTCCGATAGGATAAGTTCCAGTCAATCCATAGTCTGTGCTTCCGTCACGAATACCAAAGAAAAGCGCATATTCATTAGCAAATCCAAGTTTATCACCATTCCAAGTTGATTGATAAGAGAAGTTAAGAGTAAAAACCTGTTCAGGATTTGAACCATCTTTCAACCATGTCTTAGTTG contains:
- a CDS encoding RagB/SusD family nutrient uptake outer membrane protein — translated: MKKLIYLLVVAFLFSSCDNFLTTENLTQKNSSNFPLNETDATQMITAIYATMNIAVQKGVNKTYFYVAQLASDDCYGGGGENDKDAQATDHLMINTPSIFGDFWSARYQGINRANMALANLDNVADETIRNQKKGEALFLRAYFYFELTQMFENVPLISAAPENVAQAQTPPVQMPADSIYAHIASDLKKAVEIMPATKWVANSSTNGAATRWAAEALLARVYLFYTGFYQKDALPLVDGTKLAKDFVVTGLNDCIQNSGHSLAPDFRSLWPYTNSATSKNSTYQIDKTTKTWLKDGSNPEQVFTLNFSYQSTWNGDKLGFANEYALFFGIRDGSTDYGLTGTYPIGQGWGQGPVAANLWNDWSTEEPTDIRRGASVYQVKSDFPKGRDSQMEETGLWQSKIVATRAIVGANNLPSFCSTTDYYGDGTTSHFQVSHAQNLNLIRFADVLLMHSELTGTADGMNKVRARAGLSNIAYSLDALKKERRHELAFEGLRWGDIRRWHDAETALAKQVGETIWNKGQETTMKDQGTGYVARYKATRGFFPIPKTEIDLSNGALKQNPGWDDASANFSSWNN